A window of Flavobacteriales bacterium contains these coding sequences:
- the pckA gene encoding phosphoenolpyruvate carboxykinase (ATP) has translation MQETNGSKEAIDLSSIGFEGVGKIHYNLSPSRLSEITVQKEMGRLTDNGTLAINTGKFTGRSPKDRFIVKDAITSDAVWWGDINIPFSQEKFTQLKEKMQDYLKGKEVYVRDAAACAHPDYKMNVRVLNEYPWSNLFVYNMFLRLSEEQLVDFEADWHVINAPGFKADPAVDGTRQSNFAIINFSEKMAIVGGTGYTGEIKKGIFSVLNFILPHDHDVLSMHCSANVGEQGDTAIFFGLSGTGKTTLSSDENRRLIGDDEHGWAGDKVFNFEGGCYAKTIDLDPEREPQIYDAIRPGALLENIGFKPGTNEPDYTDASITQNTRVSYPIYHIDNIMEPSIGSDPKNIFFLTADAFGALPPISRLTKGQAMYHFISGYTAKVAGTEEGVTEPVAAFSAGFGAPFLPLHPTRYAEMLGSKMDEFDTKVWLINTGWSGGAYGVGSRIKLKYTRAMITAALEGQLNDVEYSTHPIFGLHMPVSCPSVPDEILDPKNTWSDEEAYDKQALHLAGLFIKNFEQFASNANQEIMDAAPTVNVSV, from the coding sequence ATCACTGTTCAGAAAGAAATGGGCCGCCTGACCGACAATGGCACCTTGGCCATCAATACCGGAAAGTTCACCGGTCGGTCTCCAAAGGACCGTTTCATCGTCAAGGATGCCATCACATCAGACGCAGTGTGGTGGGGGGATATCAATATCCCTTTCTCTCAGGAGAAATTCACTCAGCTCAAAGAGAAGATGCAGGACTATCTGAAAGGGAAGGAGGTCTATGTAAGGGACGCTGCCGCATGTGCGCATCCTGATTACAAGATGAACGTACGGGTATTGAACGAGTACCCCTGGTCCAACCTCTTTGTGTACAACATGTTCCTCCGACTATCGGAAGAACAATTGGTGGATTTCGAAGCGGACTGGCATGTGATCAATGCACCGGGATTCAAGGCTGATCCAGCAGTGGACGGGACGCGTCAATCCAACTTCGCGATCATTAATTTCTCCGAGAAGATGGCCATCGTAGGAGGGACGGGCTATACGGGAGAGATCAAGAAGGGGATTTTCTCCGTTCTCAACTTCATCCTACCTCACGACCACGATGTACTCTCCATGCACTGTTCTGCCAATGTAGGGGAGCAAGGAGACACGGCTATCTTTTTTGGCCTGAGCGGCACAGGAAAGACCACACTCTCATCAGACGAGAATCGCAGACTCATCGGTGATGATGAGCACGGCTGGGCAGGAGATAAGGTGTTCAATTTCGAAGGGGGCTGCTATGCAAAGACCATCGACCTGGATCCTGAACGAGAGCCTCAGATCTATGATGCCATACGTCCTGGAGCTTTGCTTGAGAACATCGGGTTCAAACCCGGGACCAACGAACCCGACTACACAGATGCGAGCATCACTCAGAATACCCGGGTCAGCTATCCCATCTACCACATCGACAATATCATGGAACCTTCCATAGGTTCCGACCCGAAGAACATATTCTTCCTGACTGCAGATGCTTTTGGAGCATTGCCTCCTATCAGCCGATTGACCAAGGGGCAGGCCATGTATCACTTCATATCTGGCTATACGGCCAAAGTAGCCGGCACGGAAGAAGGAGTGACTGAGCCTGTAGCCGCCTTCTCCGCAGGGTTCGGTGCGCCATTCCTTCCACTACATCCCACCCGTTATGCTGAAATGCTCGGGAGCAAGATGGATGAGTTCGATACCAAGGTATGGTTGATCAATACCGGATGGAGCGGTGGAGCATATGGAGTGGGCTCACGTATCAAGTTGAAATACACCCGAGCGATGATCACCGCAGCGCTTGAAGGCCAACTCAATGATGTCGAGTATAGCACACATCCCATATTCGGTCTGCATATGCCGGTGAGTTGTCCATCTGTTCCAGATGAGATACTCGACCCTAAGAATACCTGGTCCGATGAAGAAGCGTACGATAAGCAAGCATTGCATCTCGCAGGTCTCTTCATCAAGAATTTCGAGCAATTCGCTTCCAATGCAAATCAGGAGATCATGGACGCAGCTCCCACGGTCAATGTGAGCGTATAA
- a CDS encoding PKD domain-containing protein: protein MRRFTQKAILTIGLVVLSMAQGFAQCPELYDFYGAPSANPYWYHCTGSDYTLNIQSPDNIGTWTIDWGDGSPTESGPDLIPPASISHLYTATVDTFVVTFTETSSGCVVQGVLVMEEATSASIQIPIGGLTQACAPQDMEFTNSSTNVSETTIFTWDFGDGSPQEVYDYTNWNQTITHTYQENTVDCETMVTLTAENYCNTVQGGNSTATFDPIRIWDYDDAGITPSDYVLCWPDNTVDYLNTTQMNCYFQGNIAQRYEYWNFGDYWGLGYDSIIPWTPWPPTFPHTISYPAIGSYSVMLLDSNFCGIDTAFVTIDIVPPPAAGVTISDDTICQGETVTFFNNSSPEANAWLINFDNGSGWQPMGPTSVSISYALPGDYQIGLVAYVSGAGASCTDTAWVDLHVQQSPVADFSLSDLEDCDTLQYAVTESSIDAVDWNWNMGNGNTYTIQDPPDQTYTSIGSHIVTLEVTGANGCMDNTSQVVDVYESPSADFFTTDLCLGDTATFTDISSYNPSDPIIDWAWDFGDTQSGTGNPIEHYYASGGTYDVLLTVNTANCADDTTITVNVDTPPTASFSADVTSGCSPLTVNFTNTSSSAYSYTWNFGDGATSNDTSTVHTFDNPSDTDTTYTVYLTASNAFGCGSVDSIDITVNGFTEADFISDATPGCAPFDVQFTNQSSGASSYQWDFGDGTPISNDVDPSHFFNNTTEFIQNYVVELIAFDINGCHDTTYQTVTSYPEPDFSFDVSGQSGCAPLTVDFPAISGAVSYDWSFGDGNTSNSATPSHTYINVTDSVLTFDIRLIASNAFGCTDTTYSQVDVYPSSQSVFTMDTDEGCSPVAVEFSNQSYLAAQSEWIFGTGDTLVTSDSLVNYVFTNGGTTANSFNVILNVTSAQGCTSSSQQTVDVFPLVTAGFNSETEGCSPLDISFLDTSVGATDYYWTFGDGGVSVSDSPNHVYVNNSTSTVTYTATQIVSNDYGCSDTASVDIDVYARPIAQFDSSPIAGCSPLTVEFENTSILADESLWIFGTGDSLLTNDTILEYIYTNPSLTAANYQIQLEITTNEGCTDVANDEITVYPEVHADYNSITEGCSPLEVQFNNLSVGADNYSWTFGDGSFGINEDPLHTYVNNGLETDTMWVELLATNTYGCQDTASSQILVYPRPIAQFNASPTLGCSPLELSIENTSVLADVSEWIFDPGDTLVTNNIDLEHTYVNSGSDVDVHTIQLNITSTHGCTSSATQEITVYPDVEAGFTSISEGCSPLEVQFTNESLGATSYAWYFGDGGFSVEESPLHNYVNNTSSTQIHTVELIATNSYGCQDPASIDITVYPRPIAQFTATPMVGCSPLEVMFNNDSFLADENMWIYDTGDTLITSDEIHDYTFVNTSGVTQNYDVTLEITSVEGCSSSYSRTITVYPEVQADFSMNSEGCSPLQVGFVNQSSGASSYTWDFGDGLMDVNSDPSHLYLNESLADTTFTVILTASSNNGCTDTHIDSVLVHPVPVAAFNLNTVEGCSPLTVTINDQSQIADTYQWTYGDGTLSDTTASMHEYTYISSSVNVVEYNLQLIVETEHGCQDMTETTVTVYPEVQALFDTEEALCSGDIFTFFNQSQGAMSYQWEFGDGSASVSNNPLHTYSNNSGAEVVYDVTLTATSQYQCVDQYTDSVVVYTAPIADISIDSSSVCYPLYIDFANNSQYATDYAWDYGDGSTSENGDSIHSHVFTNSTTNLITYEIEMIAYTENGCMDTAYSEVQVIPPLEADFESIEEGCHPLEVEFFNESSGALAYDWYFEEGAVDTVENPTYIFNNYGIEDEVFDVVLVASSYFGCSDTMTTQITVFPLPDAEFSVDPVIQTYPDATVDIFNNSVSGATAIYEWDLGDGTSSFDPDLSSHTYSTWGTYELSLTIDNGHCSDQMIQVIEIQAPPPVADFAGGGEGCAPITIAFENLSEYGTNYLWNFGDGGVSSNEEPVYTYYIPGTYTVSLLVTGPGGSEIAVRDTIVHVYPNSTAYFTANPDIVNTGDVVFFYNLSNQADEFFWEFGDGNTSTETDPTHIYQETGYFDVTLIANNEYNCPDTFRLEDAVFVDVGGYVDFPNAFTPNSLSSNGGYYDPTRLDNDVFYPVFAGVEDFQLQIYNRWGELLYESDDVNKGWDGYYKGRLAQQGVYVWRATVTFTDGKQVIKAGDLTLLR from the coding sequence ATGAGGAGATTTACGCAGAAGGCTATTCTGACCATCGGTCTGGTGGTACTTTCAATGGCGCAGGGCTTTGCCCAATGTCCCGAGCTATATGATTTCTACGGTGCTCCCAGTGCTAATCCGTATTGGTATCACTGTACAGGATCAGACTACACGCTCAACATCCAGTCTCCAGACAACATCGGTACATGGACCATCGATTGGGGAGATGGAAGCCCTACAGAATCAGGCCCTGACCTGATCCCTCCCGCTAGTATCTCTCACTTGTATACTGCAACTGTAGACACCTTTGTGGTCACATTCACCGAAACTTCATCGGGATGTGTGGTTCAAGGGGTCTTGGTCATGGAAGAAGCCACAAGTGCCTCTATTCAGATACCCATAGGGGGATTGACCCAAGCCTGTGCTCCTCAGGACATGGAGTTCACCAACAGCAGTACCAATGTTTCGGAGACTACCATATTCACTTGGGATTTCGGAGATGGCAGTCCACAGGAGGTATATGACTATACCAATTGGAACCAGACCATCACACATACCTATCAAGAGAATACGGTCGATTGTGAGACCATGGTGACACTTACGGCTGAGAACTACTGTAACACGGTACAAGGAGGTAACAGCACAGCCACATTCGACCCGATACGTATCTGGGATTATGATGATGCCGGTATCACACCCTCAGACTATGTGCTCTGCTGGCCTGATAACACGGTGGATTACCTGAATACCACCCAGATGAATTGCTACTTCCAAGGAAATATCGCGCAGCGATATGAATATTGGAACTTCGGTGATTATTGGGGTCTAGGATATGATTCCATCATTCCATGGACACCTTGGCCTCCCACCTTTCCGCATACGATTTCCTACCCAGCCATCGGTTCGTACTCGGTCATGCTGCTCGACAGTAATTTCTGTGGTATTGATACCGCCTTTGTGACCATAGACATAGTACCACCTCCAGCGGCCGGTGTGACCATCTCTGACGATACCATCTGTCAGGGTGAGACCGTCACATTCTTCAATAATTCCTCTCCGGAAGCCAATGCCTGGTTGATCAATTTCGACAACGGAAGCGGATGGCAGCCTATGGGACCGACAAGTGTAAGTATCTCATACGCTTTACCGGGTGATTATCAGATCGGCCTGGTGGCCTATGTCAGTGGAGCAGGGGCCTCTTGTACAGATACCGCCTGGGTAGATCTACATGTACAGCAGAGCCCGGTCGCAGATTTCTCATTATCCGACCTCGAAGATTGTGACACTCTACAATACGCGGTGACCGAAAGTTCGATAGATGCAGTCGACTGGAACTGGAACATGGGCAATGGAAATACCTACACCATACAGGATCCACCAGACCAGACCTATACGAGTATCGGGAGCCATATCGTCACACTAGAAGTCACGGGGGCTAATGGATGTATGGACAATACTTCCCAAGTGGTGGATGTGTACGAGAGTCCTTCAGCGGATTTCTTCACCACCGACCTCTGTCTGGGTGATACGGCCACCTTCACAGATATTTCATCCTATAATCCTTCTGACCCGATCATCGACTGGGCGTGGGATTTCGGTGATACGCAATCCGGGACAGGAAATCCGATAGAGCACTACTATGCTTCCGGTGGCACCTATGATGTGCTTTTAACGGTCAATACTGCCAATTGTGCAGATGACACGACTATCACGGTCAACGTGGACACACCGCCTACCGCATCATTCTCGGCCGATGTGACTTCGGGATGTAGTCCCCTGACCGTCAATTTCACGAACACATCCAGCAGTGCCTATTCCTACACATGGAACTTCGGTGATGGAGCCACTAGCAATGACACCTCTACGGTACACACATTCGATAATCCAAGCGATACAGATACCACCTACACGGTCTATCTCACCGCCTCCAATGCCTTCGGATGTGGAAGTGTAGATTCTATAGACATCACCGTCAACGGTTTTACAGAAGCTGATTTCATTTCAGACGCAACTCCGGGATGTGCGCCTTTCGATGTGCAATTCACCAATCAATCAAGCGGTGCGAGTTCCTATCAGTGGGATTTCGGGGATGGTACCCCGATCTCTAATGACGTGGATCCTTCGCATTTCTTCAACAATACGACCGAATTCATCCAGAACTATGTCGTAGAACTCATTGCCTTCGATATCAATGGCTGTCATGACACTACCTATCAGACCGTGACCTCCTATCCAGAGCCTGATTTCAGTTTCGATGTTTCAGGACAGTCGGGATGTGCTCCATTGACTGTCGATTTCCCTGCTATATCAGGAGCAGTCAGTTACGATTGGAGTTTTGGTGATGGCAACACATCCAATAGTGCAACACCATCCCACACCTACATCAATGTCACAGACAGTGTGCTCACCTTCGACATACGACTGATCGCAAGCAATGCCTTTGGTTGTACGGATACCACGTACAGTCAAGTAGATGTATATCCATCTTCACAGTCTGTCTTCACCATGGATACCGATGAAGGGTGTAGTCCAGTGGCGGTAGAATTCAGCAATCAATCCTATCTCGCTGCACAAAGTGAATGGATTTTCGGAACAGGAGATACATTGGTGACCTCTGATAGTCTGGTCAATTATGTATTCACCAATGGAGGAACAACGGCCAACAGCTTCAATGTGATACTCAATGTGACCTCTGCGCAAGGCTGTACCAGTAGCAGTCAGCAGACCGTTGACGTATTCCCACTTGTAACGGCAGGATTCAACTCGGAAACAGAGGGATGTTCGCCATTGGATATTTCCTTTTTGGACACTTCTGTGGGAGCAACAGACTACTATTGGACATTCGGTGACGGAGGGGTCTCGGTAAGTGACTCACCCAATCACGTCTATGTGAACAACAGTACATCAACGGTCACCTATACTGCGACCCAGATAGTGAGCAATGATTATGGGTGTTCTGATACCGCATCGGTCGATATTGATGTCTATGCTCGACCGATCGCTCAGTTCGATTCAAGTCCGATCGCGGGCTGTAGTCCATTGACGGTAGAGTTCGAGAACACCAGCATACTCGCAGATGAGAGCCTTTGGATATTCGGTACTGGAGATTCTCTCTTGACCAACGATACGATCCTGGAATACATCTATACCAATCCGAGCCTGACAGCGGCAAACTATCAGATACAACTCGAGATCACGACCAATGAGGGTTGTACAGATGTAGCCAATGATGAGATAACTGTTTATCCAGAAGTGCATGCTGACTATAACAGCATCACTGAAGGATGTTCTCCACTCGAAGTGCAATTCAACAATCTTTCAGTAGGTGCTGATAACTACTCTTGGACATTCGGTGATGGTTCCTTCGGTATAAATGAGGATCCACTACATACCTATGTGAACAACGGTCTGGAGACCGATACGATGTGGGTAGAGCTCCTAGCTACCAATACCTATGGCTGCCAGGATACAGCGTCAAGTCAGATACTGGTCTATCCAAGACCTATTGCACAGTTCAATGCATCTCCTACACTTGGATGTAGTCCTTTGGAGCTTTCTATTGAGAACACAAGTGTACTGGCCGATGTATCAGAATGGATTTTCGATCCGGGAGATACCCTGGTGACCAACAACATCGATCTTGAGCATACCTATGTGAATTCGGGTAGCGATGTGGATGTCCATACCATCCAGCTCAATATCACTTCTACTCACGGTTGTACATCAAGTGCCACTCAGGAAATAACCGTATATCCGGATGTAGAGGCGGGATTCACCAGCATTTCGGAAGGATGTTCGCCTCTAGAGGTGCAATTCACCAACGAGAGCCTAGGAGCAACTTCCTATGCCTGGTATTTCGGTGATGGAGGATTCTCGGTAGAAGAGTCACCTCTTCATAACTACGTGAACAATACCTCCTCAACACAGATCCACACTGTAGAGCTCATAGCAACGAATTCCTATGGTTGTCAGGATCCAGCTTCTATCGATATCACCGTATATCCGCGTCCTATCGCACAATTCACAGCTACACCTATGGTGGGATGTAGTCCCTTGGAGGTCATGTTCAATAATGATTCATTCTTGGCCGATGAGAATATGTGGATCTATGACACAGGTGATACCTTGATCACTTCGGATGAGATACATGACTACACCTTTGTGAACACGTCAGGAGTGACCCAGAACTATGACGTGACTTTGGAAATCACTTCTGTCGAGGGATGTTCAAGTTCTTACAGTCGTACGATCACCGTATATCCAGAAGTGCAAGCAGATTTCAGTATGAACAGTGAGGGATGTAGCCCTTTACAGGTGGGCTTTGTCAATCAGAGTAGCGGAGCTTCATCTTATACATGGGATTTTGGTGATGGGCTGATGGACGTGAACAGTGATCCTTCACATCTCTACCTGAATGAGAGTCTCGCAGATACCACATTCACAGTCATTCTAACGGCCAGTAGCAATAATGGATGTACAGATACACATATAGACAGTGTCTTGGTCCACCCAGTGCCCGTAGCAGCATTCAATCTGAATACAGTGGAAGGTTGCTCTCCGTTGACCGTAACGATTAATGACCAGTCACAGATCGCTGACACCTACCAGTGGACCTATGGAGATGGGACATTGAGCGACACCACTGCATCCATGCATGAGTATACATACATCAGTAGTAGTGTCAATGTGGTCGAATACAATCTCCAACTCATAGTAGAGACCGAACACGGATGTCAGGATATGACAGAGACCACTGTAACGGTCTATCCAGAGGTACAGGCGCTTTTCGACACAGAAGAGGCCTTGTGCTCCGGAGACATATTCACCTTCTTCAATCAGTCCCAAGGTGCCATGAGCTACCAATGGGAGTTCGGTGACGGCTCCGCAAGTGTGAGCAACAATCCGCTACACACCTATTCCAATAACTCAGGGGCAGAAGTGGTCTATGATGTGACCTTGACAGCGACATCGCAGTATCAGTGCGTGGATCAATACACCGATTCAGTAGTCGTCTACACCGCACCGATTGCCGATATCAGCATTGATAGCTCCTCTGTATGCTATCCACTATATATCGATTTTGCCAATAACAGCCAGTATGCAACAGACTATGCCTGGGACTATGGGGACGGATCGACTTCTGAGAATGGAGACTCCATCCACTCACATGTATTCACCAATTCTACGACCAACCTGATCACCTATGAGATCGAGATGATCGCTTACACGGAAAATGGGTGTATGGATACGGCCTATTCCGAGGTGCAGGTCATTCCACCGCTCGAAGCTGACTTCGAATCCATAGAAGAAGGATGTCATCCGTTGGAAGTCGAATTCTTCAACGAATCCTCTGGAGCCCTTGCATACGACTGGTATTTCGAGGAAGGAGCAGTTGACACGGTAGAGAATCCGACCTATATTTTCAACAACTATGGTATAGAGGACGAGGTATTCGATGTGGTACTTGTGGCCAGTTCATACTTCGGATGTTCAGATACGATGACCACTCAGATCACTGTATTCCCATTGCCGGATGCGGAGTTCAGTGTTGATCCCGTCATCCAGACCTATCCAGATGCGACCGTGGACATCTTCAATAACAGTGTTTCGGGTGCAACGGCCATCTACGAATGGGATCTAGGCGATGGAACGAGCAGTTTCGATCCGGATCTATCCAGTCACACCTATTCCACTTGGGGTACCTACGAACTCAGCCTGACCATAGACAACGGGCATTGTAGCGATCAGATGATCCAAGTCATAGAAATACAAGCACCACCACCCGTGGCTGATTTTGCTGGGGGAGGTGAAGGATGTGCGCCTATCACCATTGCCTTTGAAAACCTGTCAGAGTACGGGACCAACTACTTATGGAATTTCGGTGATGGTGGGGTGAGCTCCAATGAAGAACCCGTCTATACCTATTACATACCGGGTACATATACCGTGAGTTTATTGGTGACCGGACCTGGAGGAAGTGAGATCGCTGTAAGAGATACCATCGTACATGTATATCCCAATTCCACAGCATACTTCACAGCCAATCCGGATATCGTCAATACGGGGGATGTCGTATTCTTCTACAACCTGTCCAATCAGGCCGATGAATTCTTCTGGGAATTCGGTGATGGCAATACTTCTACGGAGACCGATCCTACCCATATCTATCAGGAGACGGGCTACTTTGACGTAACCCTGATAGCCAATAACGAGTACAATTGTCCAGATACCTTCCGCTTAGAAGATGCAGTATTTGTGGATGTAGGAGGATATGTGGATTTCCCCAATGCCTTCACTCCGAATTCCTTATCGAGCAACGGAGGTTACTATGACCCGACCAGACTGGATAATGATGTGTTCTACCCCGTGTTTGCAGGAGTGGAGGACTTCCAACTACAGATCTACAACCGTTGGGGAGAACTGCTCTATGAGTCAGATGACGTAAATAAAGGGTGGGATGGATATTACAAAGGACGTTTAGCCCAGCAAGGAGTATATGTCTGGAGAGCTACGGTGACATTCACCGATGGCAAACAGGTCATCAAAGCAGGCGACCTGACATTATTGAGGTAG
- a CDS encoding PorP/SprF family type IX secretion system membrane protein, producing the protein MNIKVATSIIGLLICMTTSAQDYQFTQFYAAPVNLNPAFTGNTTQSRVVMNYRNQWTAIPGAFVTYNLTYEHFIPKIKSGVGILLNHDQAGSGNLGYTSVLGLYSYEFQINYDLYIRPGVSFGKSFRTLDYNKLVFGDQLVRPDGSSTIETFEDIGSSFFDVGTGVLMYSHDFWIGASAAHINKPNESLRGQEALVPIKASIHGGYRNMMKKKTKSGRLQSTLAAFNYRMQEDFDQLDLGIYYEYSPVVFGVWYRGLPGFKKNDYGVLNHDAIALLFGYEIRKLKFGYSYDITISPLISSTAGSHEVSLIYEFHDPRNRKYSKRKRIIPCARF; encoded by the coding sequence ATGAATATCAAGGTCGCTACATCTATCATAGGGCTATTGATATGTATGACGACCAGTGCTCAGGATTACCAGTTCACCCAGTTCTACGCAGCTCCGGTGAACCTAAATCCTGCATTCACAGGAAATACCACTCAGAGTAGGGTGGTCATGAATTACCGGAATCAGTGGACAGCTATTCCAGGTGCTTTTGTGACCTATAACCTGACTTATGAGCATTTCATACCCAAGATCAAAAGTGGAGTAGGGATCCTACTCAATCATGATCAGGCAGGTAGTGGAAATCTGGGATACACGAGTGTCCTGGGATTGTATTCGTATGAGTTCCAGATCAATTATGATCTGTACATACGACCGGGTGTATCCTTTGGAAAGAGTTTCAGGACCCTGGACTACAACAAATTGGTCTTCGGTGATCAATTGGTCCGTCCGGATGGTTCTTCTACCATTGAGACATTTGAAGACATAGGAAGCTCCTTCTTCGATGTGGGTACAGGAGTACTCATGTACAGTCACGATTTCTGGATAGGTGCCTCGGCCGCACATATCAATAAACCCAATGAATCGCTTCGTGGGCAAGAAGCACTTGTTCCTATCAAGGCCAGTATTCATGGTGGATACCGGAACATGATGAAGAAGAAGACCAAATCCGGTCGTTTGCAATCCACATTGGCTGCTTTCAACTATAGGATGCAGGAGGACTTCGATCAATTGGATCTAGGGATATACTATGAATATAGCCCAGTGGTATTCGGAGTGTGGTATAGAGGTCTACCAGGATTCAAGAAGAACGACTATGGGGTATTAAACCACGATGCCATCGCATTGCTATTCGGATATGAGATCAGAAAGCTCAAATTCGGATACAGTTATGATATCACCATCAGTCCCTTGATCTCCTCTACTGCGGGTTCCCACGAGGTATCACTCATCTATGAGTTCCATGATCCGCGCAATAGGAAGTACAGTAAAAGGAAGCGTATAATACCCTGTGCCAGATTCTGA
- a CDS encoding 6,7-dimethyl-8-ribityllumazine synthase, translated as MATAGKDLSAYSPEDLAIPEGKKVGICYSEWNEEITHALMDGALEVLHQVMDKEDILIHSVPGSFELPLGAQFLFESDKVDAVICIGSVIRGETAHFDYVCQAASQGILQVGLRYNAPCIFCVLTDDTIEQSRARSGGIHGNKGSEAAVAALKMLTLKESL; from the coding sequence ATGGCCACAGCTGGTAAAGACCTCTCTGCATATTCACCTGAAGACCTTGCCATTCCGGAAGGGAAGAAAGTAGGTATCTGCTATTCTGAATGGAACGAGGAGATCACTCACGCCTTGATGGATGGTGCCTTGGAAGTACTACATCAAGTAATGGACAAGGAGGATATCCTCATCCATTCCGTTCCAGGCAGTTTCGAACTCCCACTAGGTGCACAATTCCTTTTCGAATCCGATAAGGTCGATGCAGTGATCTGTATAGGCAGTGTGATACGTGGTGAAACAGCTCATTTCGACTATGTGTGCCAAGCAGCCAGTCAAGGTATCCTACAAGTAGGTCTGAGATATAATGCCCCTTGTATCTTCTGTGTACTGACCGATGACACCATCGAGCAGAGCAGAGCCCGTTCAGGCGGTATACATGGCAATAAGGGTTCTGAAGCGGCCGTGGCAGCATTGAAGATGCTAACACTCAAAGAATCACTTTGA